Proteins encoded together in one Camelina sativa cultivar DH55 chromosome 9, Cs, whole genome shotgun sequence window:
- the LOC104712957 gene encoding conserved oligomeric Golgi complex subunit 3 isoform X2 — protein sequence MKSETEEKYRHYVNTLTVRIQTCDDILHQVDETLDLFNELQLQHQGVTTKTKTLHDACDRLLMEKQKLMEFAEALRSKLNYFDELENISSNFYSPNMNVSNSNFLTLLKRLDECISYIEDNPQYAESSVYLLKFRQLQSRALGMIRTYILAVLKMAASQVQAAFRGPGGNKTSVSEGVEASVIYVRFKAAASELKPVLEEIESRSARKEYVQILAECHRLYCEQRLSLVKGIVHQRVSDFAKKEALPSLTRSGCAYLMQVCHMEHQLFSHFFPASSEEVSSLAPLVDPLSTYLYDILRPKLIHEANIDLLCELIHILKVEVLGEQSARQSEPLAGLRPTLQRILADVNERLTFRARTYIRDEIANYIPSDEDLDYPAKLEGSPNTTSEANPVDDENADVFKTWYPPLEKTLSCLSKLYRCLEPAVFTGLAQEAVEVCSLSIQKASKLIIKRSTTMDGQLFLIKHLLILREQIAPFDIEFSVTHKELDFSHLLEHLRRILRGQASLFDWSRSTSLARTLSPRVLESQIDAKKELEKCLKTTCEEFIMSVTKLVVDPMLSFVTKVTAIKVALSTGTQNQKVDSVMARPLKEQAFATPDKVAELVQKVYAAIQQELLPILAKMKLYLQNPSTRTILFKPIKTNIVEAHTQVESLLKAEYSSEEQGNINMISIQDLQTQLDNFL from the exons ATGAAGTCTGAG ACAGAGGAAAAGTATCGGCACTATGTCAATACTTTGACTGTGCGCATCCAGACGTGTGATGATATACTCCACCAG GTTGATGAAACACTTGACCTATTTAATGAACTGCAGCTTCAACATCAAGGAGTAACAACAAAGACTAAAACTCTTCATGATGCATGTGACCGACTG ttgatggagaagcagaaatTGATGGAGTTTGCAGAAGCTCTAAGGAGTAAGCTCAACTATTTTGATGAATTGGAGAAT ATATCCTCTAATTTTTATTCACCAAATATGAACGTATCAAACTCAAACTTTCTCACACTACTGAAACGGCTGGATGAGTGCATATC GTACATCGAAGATAATCCTCAATATGCGGAGTCGAGTGTTTATTTGCTCAAATTTCGTCAGCTCCAG TCACGGGCCTTGGGCATGATTCGAACTTACATCCTTGCAGTGCTTAAAATGGCTGCTTCTCAG GTTCAGGCAGCATTTCGTGGGCCAGGAGGAAACAAAACATCTGTCTCGGAGGGTGTCGAGGCATCTGTTATATATGTTCGTTTCAAGGCTGCTGCAAGTGAG CTTAAACCTGTACTGGAGGAAATCGAGAGTAGGTCAGCAAGAAAGGAATATGTTCAAATCCTTGCAGAATGCCACAGACTATACTGTGAACAACGGCTCTCGCTT GTCAAAGGCATAGTTCACCAACGAGTATCTGATTTCGCGAAGAAAGAGGCACTGCCATCTTTGACTAGATCTGGTTGTGCATATCTGATGCAG GTTTGTCATATGGAGCATCAACTGTTTAGTCATTTCTTTCCAGCATCATCAGAGGAAGTTTCAAGTCTGGCACCTTTAGTGGATCCttt GTCTACATACTTGTATGACATTTTACGTCCAAAACTGATACACGAAGCAAATATTGATCTTCTATGTGAGCTCATTCATATACTTAAAGTTGAAGTCTTGGGCGAGCAGTCAGCTAGACAGAGTGAACCCCTGGCCGGACTGCGGCCTACATTACAAAGAATCTTAGCCGATGTTAATGAAAGATTGACTTTCCGTGCCAGAACATATATTCGAGATGAG ATAGCAAATTATATTCCCTCTGATGAAGATCTGGACTATCCTGCAAAGCTGGAGGGATCTCCTAATACAACATCTGAAGCTAATCCCGTG GATGATGAAAACGCTGATGTATTTAAGACTTGGTATCCACCTTTGGAAAAGACTCTCTCTTGTCTATCTAAATTATATCGATGCTTGGAGCCTGCAGTCTTCACTGGATTAGCACAG GAAGCTGTAGAAGTTTGCTCTCTGTCAATTCAA AAAGCCAGCAAGCTTATCATTAAGCGATCTACTACAATGGATGGCCAGCTTTTCCTTATCAAGCATCTTCTTATCTTGAGAGAACAG ATTGCGCCTTTTGACATAGAATTTTCAGTCACCCACAAAGAACTTGATTTCTCTCATCTACTG GAACACTTGAGAAGGATACTTAGAGGTCAAGCGTCACTTTTTGATTGGTCCAGGTCAACCTCCCTGGCAAGGACCCTGTCACCTCGAGTTTTGGAGAGTCAAATAGATGCCAAGAAG GAACTGGAAAAATGTCTCAAGACAACTTGTGAGGAGTTCATTATGTCAGTCACTAAGCTAGTTGTGGATCCTATGCTTTCATTTGTGACcaag GTCACAGCCATAAAAGTTGCTCTTTCCACCGGAACTCAGAATCAAAAGGTTGATTCTGTCATGGCTAGGCCGCTGAAGGAACAAGCTTTCGCTACACCGGATAAGGTGGCGGAACTTGTTCAAAAG GTATATGCTGCAATACAGCAAGAGTTGCTTCCGATTTTAGCAAAAATGAAACTCTATTTGCAAAACCCATCAACAAGGACCATACTTTTCAAGCCTATCAA GACAAATATAGTGGAAGCTCATACACAAGTGGAGTCCTTGCTGAAAGCTGAGTACTCATCAGAAGAACAAGGCAATATCAATATGATCTCCATTCAGGATTTGCAAACCCAACTCGATAATTTTCTTTAA
- the LOC104712959 gene encoding uncharacterized protein LOC104712959 — protein sequence MTDQGSVDEILEFLRQNRFSKAEEALRNELNNRSDINGFLLKLKLEEKDSNEKASGGSELLRRSGSRDSEVSKELIVKEVDCGTSTNGSVIKWENGAAAEKPSKKETAVSSEMSFTFSGDAAAPDAHSYKFNSGGNGTSEPYRNIDDNSSSSLVDSYAFEQFRHGRLADIDKKIVETGEDIVFFGNKSTSQANSGSNIKETNEIDRLVKNFGKHDGYKGSILLRTEDIVDTSGNWKECSDNNLFQSSRGGASTSYNLVSSSDKREGKKKTDISDVREAIKEQESEVARALFFGKSQSTFDDKNISSLGFPLVYDNRKEEYPRLPPVKLKSEDNPLSLYCEEKFERNGSGLRLINDEEALLIGSYLDVPIGQEISSSGGKKSAGGNWLSVSQGIAEDASDLVSGFATIGDGLSESVDYHNEYWDSDEYEDDDDIGYVRQPIDDETWFLAHEIDYPSDHEKGTTRESPDHHGRDGNKDDDDQSYAEEASYLSGEQYLQAKDDEPISSENDRRLTVSEIYPPSKKNDLIAQYDGQLMDEKLLNSMREEPVWQGFVAQSNELVMLGDKKGINVHRKSHLDDVCFEDDQHDSVRSIGVGIYSDAADFGSEVRESLAGGSSEGDFEYPRDHDAVASRFKQLYSESDKKHIDGPTMNKQKASKNDGPGYNVDHDLGASFDVKIQTDGGFSFGSSQKDGQLMHAESSKSLWSGNRETVTRDRKAESLNASTATDDMVGTWRRKSSDSSSSRSSVKENNATSIKSVNSSPSSLSNYACEERKHADKEDERNDSSEREDDHATALDDEEAVAVQEQVRQIKAQEEEFETFDLKIVHRKNKTGFEEEKNFHVVLNSVIAGRYHVTEYLGSAAFSKAIQAHDLQTGMDVCIKIIKNNKDFFDQSLDEIKLLKYVNKHDPADKYHLLRLYDYFYYREHLLIVCELLKANLYEFHKFNRESGGEVYFTMPRLQSITIQCLESLQFLHGLGLIHCDLKPENILVKSYSRCEIKVIDLGSSCFETDHLCSYVQSRSYRAPEVILGLPYDKKIDVWSLGCILAELCTGNVLFQNDSPASLLARVMGIVGSFDNEMLTKGRDSHKYFTKNRMLYERNQESNRLEYLIPKRTSLRHRLPMGDQGFTDFVAHLLEINPKKRPSAAEALKHPWLSYPYEPISA from the exons ATGACGGACCAAGGCTCTGTTGATGAGATTTTAGAGTTTCTTAGGCAGAATCGTTTCTCTAAGGCAGAGGAAGCTTTGCGTAATGAGCTCAATAACCGCTCTGACATTAATGGGTTTCTTCTGAAACTTAAGCTTGAGGAGAAAGATTCTAATGAAAAGGCTTCTGGGGGTAGTGAACTACTTCGGAGGTCAGGTTCTCGTGATAGTGAAGTCTCCAAGGAGCTGATTGTGAAAGAGGTAGACTGTGGGACTAGCACCAATGGTTCTGTAATCAAGTGGGAAAATGGTGCTGCTGCTGAGAAACCTAGCAAGAAGGAGACGGCTGTGTCCAGTGAGATGAGCTTTACATTCTCCGGTGATGCTGCTGCTCCTGATGCGCATTCCTATAAATTTAATTCAGGAGGAAATGGTACCTCGGAGCCTTATCGAAACATTGATGATAATAGTAGTAGCAGCTTGGTCGATTCATATGCGTTCGAACAATTTAGGCATGGGCGTTTGGCTGATATCGATAAGAAGATAGTGGAAACTGGTGAAGATATTGTCTTCTTTGGCAATAAGAGTACTAGTCAAGCGAACTCCGGGTCCAATATAAAGGAAACAAATGAGATTGATCGGCTAGTTAAGAATTTTGGAAAGCATGACGGTTATAAGGGAAGCATTCTTTTAAGAACTGAAGATATTGTAGATACCTCAGGGAACTGGAAAGAGTGTTCTGATAATAATCTTTTTCAATCTTCGAGAGGGGGTGCGTCAACCAGTTACAATCTGGTAAGCAGCTCGGacaaaagagaaggaaagaaaaagacagaCATTAGTGATGTGAGGGAGGCAATCAAGGAGCAAGAGAGCGAAGTGGCAAGAGCTTTATTCTTTGGTAAATCTCAATCTACTTTTGATGACAAAAACATCAGTAGCTTAGGTTTTCCACTTGTCTATGATAACCGCAAGGAAGAGTATCCTAGGCTGCCTCCTGTCAAGCTCAAGTCTGAAGACAATCCTCTGAGTCTTTACTGTGAAGAAAAGTTTGAACGTAATGGTTCAGGTCTAAGGCTAATCAATGATGAGGAGGCCCTTCTCATAGGCTCATACCTTGATGTTCCCATTGGGCAAGAAATTAGCTCATCAG GTGGGAAAAAATCTGCTGGGGGAAACTGGCTTTCAGTAAGTCAGGGAATAGCAGAGGACGCATCAGATCTTGTTTCTGGTTTTGCTACTATTGGTGATGGTTTAAGTGAATCTGTTGACTATCATAATGAATACTGGGATTCTGACGAGTATGAGGATGATGACGACATTGGTTATGTCAGGCAACCTATTGATGATGAAACATGGTTTCTTGCCCATGAAATTGATTATCCAAGTGATCATGAGAAAGGAACGACCCGCGAAAGTCCTGATCACCATGGAAGAGATGGAAACAAAGACGACGATGATCAGTCTTATGCAGAGGAGGCTTCTTATTTATCTGGTGAACAGTATCTCCAAGCAAAAGATGATGAACCTATTTCTTCAGAAAATGACCGAAGGCTTACGGTCTCAGAAATTTATCCACCTagcaagaaaaatgatttgatagcCCAATATGATGGGCAATTAATGGATGAGAAGTTGCTCAATTCGATGCGTGAGGAGCCTGTTTGGCAGGGGTTTGTTGCTCAGTCAAATGAACTTGTCATGTTAGGTGATAAGAAAGGCATAAATGTCCATCGAAAATCTCATCTCGATGATGTTTGCTTCGAAGATGATCAGCATGATTCAGTCAGGTCAATTGGTGTGGGAATTTATAGTGATGCAGCTGATTTTGGAAGTGAAGTACGTGAAAGTTTGGCTGGAGGTAGCAGTGAAGGAGATTTTGAGTATCCCCGTGATCATGATGCTGTAGCATCGAGGTTTAAACAGCTTTACTCTGAGTCAGATAAGAAACATATTGATGGACCAACCATGAATAAACAGAAAGCAAGTAAAAATGATGGTCCAGGTTACAATGTTGATCATGATCTAGGCGCAAGTTTTGACGTGAAAATTCAAACTGATGGAGGTTTTTCGTTTGGCTCGTCACAGAAAGATGGGCAGTTAATGCATGCAGAATCTAGTAAATCATTATGGTCAGGCAATCGCGAAACGGTAACCAGAGATAGGAAGGCCGAAAGTTTGAATGCTTCAACAGCTACAGATGATATGGTTGGAACTTGGAGAAGGAAAAGTAGTGATTCATCAAGTTCTCGAAGTTCGGTGAAAGAAAATAATGCAACGTCCATAAAATCTGTAaattcatctccttcttctctgtctAATTATGCTTGCGAAGAAAGAAAGCATGCTgataaagaagatgagagaaatgATAGCAGTGAAAGAGAGGATGACCATGCGACAGCACTTGATGATGAAGAGGCAGTGGCTGTTCAAGAGCAAGTCAGACAAATTAAGGCCCAAGAGGAAGAGTTTGAAACCTTTGACCTCAAAATTGTGCACAGAAAAAACAA AACTGGTTTCGAAGAGGAAAAGAACTTTCACGTGGTTTTAAATTCGGTCATTGCTGGGCGTTACCATGTCACCGAGTACCTTGGATCAGCAGCCTTCAGTAAAGCCATACAAGCGCATGATTTGCAGACAGGAATGGATGTCTGTATAAAGATTATAAAGAACAACAAAGACTTCTTTGACCAGAGTCTTGATGAGATAAAACTTTTGAAGTATGTCAACAAGCATGATCCTGCTGACAAATACCATCTTCTACGGTTGTATGATTATTTTTACTACCGG GAGCATTTGCTAATTGTATGCGAACTTCTTAAGGCCAATCTTTACGAATTCCACAAATTTAACAGAGAATCAGGTGGTGAAGTTTACTTCACAATGCCAAGATTGCAG TCAATAACTATCCAGTGTCTCGAATCACTTCAGTTTTTACATGGCCTTGGACTTATACACTGTGATTTGAAGCCTGAGAACATATTGGTGAAAAGCTATAGCAGATGTGAAATAAAAGTCATTGACCTTGGAAGTAGCTGTTTCGAGACAGATCACCTATGCTCCTATGTCCAGTCAAGGTCATATCGAGCACCAGAGGTCATTTTGGGACTTCCTTACGATAAAAAGATAGATGTATGGTCTCTTGGGTGCATTTTGGCTGAACTATGTACAGGCAAC GTTCTTTTTCAGAATGATTCTCCGGCCAGTTTGCTTGCAAGGGTAATGGGAATCGTAGGATCTTTCGATAATGAAATGCTTACAAAGGGACGTGATTCCCACAAATACTTCACAAAAAACCGAATGCTCTACGAGCGGAATCAG GAAAGCAACAGATTAGAGTACCTGATACCGAAAAGAACATCGTTGAGACATAGGCTTCCAATGGGAGACCAAGGATTCACAGACTTTGTGGCTCATCTTCTTGAGATAAACCCAAAGAAGCGTCCTTCTGCAGCAGAGGCTCTGAAGCACCCTTGGCTTTCATACCCATACGAGCCAATCTCTGCTTAA